In Anaerobaca lacustris, the sequence CCTGCCATTGGACTTGGCCGGCTTTGAGTACACGTCGCGTCATTTTCGGCATCGGCGTTTCTTTTCCTTGTTAGTTATTCCATGCATAGCGGCGTCCGTCAAGCGCAGTAGTCGATAGAATGGGGACTGTCCTCGTCCGGCGGATTCGTCTGCGCTTGTTCGATTTCTTCCGGCTCGGCCTCAGGTTTGTCGTGTTTGCCGGACTTGGCGTCCTGGCGGTGTTCGTGTTCCTGTCGTCTTTGAATCGAGGTCAGGCCCTGGATCGTTTGCAGGCTCTCGACAGGCCGAATGGCGTTGTAATCACTGTCCGTCATCGCTGTATTCTCCCAATTTCCCGGAAAGAATGACCAGCGCACTGGCATGCAACTGGCTGACACGGGACTCGGTGATCTCGAGCAGGTCGGCGATCTGCTTCATGGTCAGGTGCTTGTGGTAGTAGAGAACGACGATCTGAAGTCGGCGGGGGTCCAGCTCCTGCATGGCCGCCGTGAGTTTCTTGAGCATCTCGGCCTTTTCCAGCCGGGCGTCGGGCCCGGCCGTGTCGGCCGAGGCCAGGATCTGTCCGAGGGCCGGCTGTTCCTCGCCGAACCCGTCGATCGAGACGAAGTGCTGGGCCCTGGCGTTTTCGAAGAGCGTTCCCACCTCATCGACGGGGATGTTGAGCTCTTCGGCCAGTTGCTCGTCGGTCGGAGGGCTTCCCGTCTGCTGGACGATCCTCTGGCTGGCACGCAGCGCGAGGCGGACCTGCCGGTTGACGTTGGAGGGCAGCGGCGAGGCCCTTCGCAGCTCGTCAAGCACGGCGCCCTTGATCCGAATGTAGGCGTAGGTCCGGAACTCGGCCTGGTGCGAGGCGTCGAAATCGCGGGCCGCCTTGAGCAGGCCGACGGTGCCGGCCGAGATCAGATCGTCAAACGACAGAGGAGGTCGCA encodes:
- a CDS encoding sigma-70 family RNA polymerase sigma factor, whose product is MTARSEELLEAPDKSEVAPTSERSDALKAVALRAYSGHRRRAIGDDEIVELLPMVRKIAHRAASYLRPPLSFDDLISAGTVGLLKAARDFDASHQAEFRTYAYIRIKGAVLDELRRASPLPSNVNRQVRLALRASQRIVQQTGSPPTDEQLAEELNIPVDEVGTLFENARAQHFVSIDGFGEEQPALGQILASADTAGPDARLEKAEMLKKLTAAMQELDPRRLQIVVLYYHKHLTMKQIADLLEITESRVSQLHASALVILSGKLGEYSDDGQ